Proteins co-encoded in one Corylus avellana chromosome ca9, CavTom2PMs-1.0 genomic window:
- the LOC132162487 gene encoding receptor-like protein 30 gives MRIPFTSWVFLIPICSIFLSFCIFVVAGQCLDSQRSLLLQLKNNLTFNTAMSKKLVRWNQSADCCSWEGVNCSEGSVIGLDLTNEAISGGRDNLSSLFNLQNLQNLSLAHNNFNGSQIPSEFEKMTNLSYLNLSNAGFAGQIPIEISRLTRLVSLDLSAVYFPDTTTLKLENSSLNVLVQNLTIDGNIPNWLGELRNLMYLNLSFNRLVTLERPFSNLSFLNVLDLSSNQLQGQLPVLPESATYLDFSRNNFSSVIPASIGDSLTFAYLLSLSSNKLSGSIPESICNAAYLQVLDLSNNFLGEKIPQCLTKMSVTLGVLNLRRNRLTGSIPDSFQVNCSLQTLDFNGNQIEGRLPKSLAYCTKLEVLNIGYNLIKDVFPCYLKNASMLRVLVLRSNNFGGSVSCSESNATWPMLQIVDVASNNFTGKLSKISEWKAMMDDENGAQSELNHLQYLQYEFLSFNQFYYQDTITVTLKGLDVDYTHLDQQNGG, from the exons ATGAGAATTCCGTTCACTTCATGGGTTTTCCTGATACCCATTTGCTCAATTTTCCTCAGCTTTTGTATCTTTGTGGTGGCTGGCCAATGTTTGGACAGTCAGAGGTCCTTGTTGCTCCAATTGAAGAACAACCTTACATTCAACACTGCCATGTCCAAAAAACTTGTTCGGTGGAATCAAAGTGCCGATTGCTGTTCTTGGGAAGGTGTAAACTGCTCGGAGGGAAGTGTTATTGGTCTCGATCTGACGAACGAAGCCATCTCCGGTGGACGTGACAACTTAAGCAGCCTCTTCAATCTTCAGAATCTCCAGAACCTGAGTTTGGCTCACAACAACTTCAACGGTTCTCAAATTCCATCGGAGTTTGAGAAGATGACGAATTTGAGTTATTTAAACCTATCAAATGCTGGCTTTGCAGGGCAGATACCAATTGAAATTTCGCGCTTGACAAGGTTGGTTTCTCTTGATTTATCTGCCGTTTACTTCCCCGACACTACTACTCTGAAACTTGAGAATTCAAGTCTCAATGTGCTGGTTCAGAACCTTACG ATTGACGGAAATATACCAAACTGGCTCGGAGAACTTCGTAATCTTATGTACTTAAATCTCTCTTTTAACCGACTGGTGACTCTGGAACGACCTTTCTccaatctttcttttttgaatgtCCTGGACCTTAGTTCAAACCAGCTCCAGGGACAACTCCCAGTTCTACCAGAGTCTGCCACGTACTTGGATTTCTCGAGGAATAATTTCAGCTCTGTAATACCAGCTAGTATTGGTGACTCCCTTACTTTTGCTTATTTATTGTCTCTTTCTAGCAATAAGTTAAGTGGGAGTATCCCTGAATCAATTTGCAATGCGGCATATCTTCAAGTTCTAGATCTGTCTAATAATTTCCTCGGTGAAAAAATACCCCAATGCTTGACTAAGATGAGTGTGACTCTTGGGGTGCTGAATCTAAGGAGAAACAGACTCACTGGCTCAATTCCTGATTCCTTTCAAGTCAATTGTAGTTTACAAACTTTGGATTTCAATGGAAACCAAATAGAAGGACGGTTACCGAAGTCTCTAGCCTATTGCACAAAGTTGGAGGTCTTGAACATCGGGTATAATCTCATCAAGGATGTTTTCCCATGTTACTTGAAGAATGCATCCATGTTGCGAGTCCTTGTCTTGCGATCTAACAACTTTGGTGGGTCTGTTAGTTGTTCAGAATCTAATGCCACGTGGCCAATGCTTCAAATTGTAGACGTAGCTTCAAACAATTTTACTggtaaactttcaaaaatttctGAGTGGAAGGCAATGATGGATGATGAAAATGGGGCCCAATCAGAGCTCAATCACCTCCAATACCTCCAATATGAATTCTTGAGTTTCAATCAATTTTACTATCAAGATACCATAACAGTTACTCTCAAAGGTCTAGATGTGGA TTATACCCACTTAGACCAGCAAAATGGTGGAtga
- the LOC132191378 gene encoding transcription factor LAX PANICLE 1-like, whose amino-acid sequence MDYFSTTTTNNPSASSSAGFSSAPNGSKEKKKSGKRSKGVKLSTDPQSVAARERRHRISDRFKILQSLVPGGSKMDTVSMLEEAIHYVKFLKTQIWLHQTMINVVDDQDPSSSFLAAAAADPANSFPLPPQQPFYADNCLVDTSPPVPLPNSCFQSEETVSFDPFVKY is encoded by the coding sequence ATGGACTACTTTTCCACTACCACAACTAACAACCCTAGCGCTAGCTCATCAGCTGGGTTTTCTTCGGCGCCAAACGGCagcaaagagaagaagaagagtgggAAGAGAAGCAAAGGAGTGAAGCTTTCGACCGACCCACAAAGCGTGGCGGCGAGGGAAAGGCGACACCGGATCAGTGACCGGTTCAAGATCTTGCAGAGCTTGGTTCCCGGCGGGAGTAAGATGGACACGGTGTCCATGTTGGAAGAGGCCATCCACTACGTTAAGTTTCTCAAGACTCAGATTTGGCTTCATCAAACCATGATCAACGTTGTGGATGATCAGGACCCTTCATCTTCCTTccttgctgctgctgctgctgatcCTGCTAattcttttcctcttcctcCCCAACAGCCCTTTTATGCTGATAACTGTTTAGTGGACACGTCACCGCCGGTTCCATTGCCGAATTCTTGCTTCCAATCTGAAGAAACCGTGTCTTTTGACCCTTTTGTCAAATACTAG
- the LOC132162169 gene encoding uncharacterized protein LOC132162169: protein MASDEFRLVSPAINHEGRLPRKYTWEGQGALKNLSPPLEWYNVPDGTKTLALVVQDIDAPDPSGPIVPWTIWVVVNIPPTLKRLPEGFSGKEEELGGEYAGIKEGHTDWKVPGWRGPKLPSHGHRFEFKLYALDDEMHLGNKVTKEKLLEAIEGHVLGEAVLMAIF from the exons ATGGCAAGCGATGAGTTCAGGCTGGTATCACCTGCAATAAACCACGAAGGAAGGTTGCCTAGGAAGTACACGTGGGAAGGCCAGGGTGCACTGAAGAACCTGTCACCGCCGCTGGAATGGTACAACGTGCCCGACGGGACGAAGACCTTGGCCCTTGTGGTTCAGGATATCGATGCACCGGACCCTAGTGGCCCAATCGTGCCGTGGACCATCTGGGTGGTCGTGAACATTCCTCCGACGTTGAAGAGGCTGCCTGAGGGGTTCTCCGGGAAGGAAGAGGAATTGGGTGGTGAATATGCTGGGATTAAAGAAGGGCACACTGACTGGAAAGTCCCAGGGTGGCGTGGGCCCAAGTTGCCCTCCCATGGCCATCGCTTCGAGTTCAAACTCTATGCATTGGACGATGAGATGCACCTTGGTAACAAG GTAACCAAGGAGAAGCTGTTGGAGGCAATTGAAGGGCATGTGCTGGGAGAAGCGGTCTTGATGGccattttctaa